DNA sequence from the Penicillium psychrofluorescens genome assembly, chromosome: 3 genome:
CTGGGCCGCCGTGGATGCTCCGGCAGAGACCGGGGCCACCATCTTGGGGGAGCAGACGAAAGAAGGTGGATGTGCGAATCAGACAGCGCGAGGTTTATTGAGCCGAGAACGGGAGGGGGGCACAATGCGACAAGCGCATTGAGAGGGAAATCGAGGAATCGGATGGAAGGGCGGGTCTGGGCGCCCTGCGATGCCGATACGAAGGGCGGGTTGGGGTAGTCGAggaccgaggaggaggaaggcaggaagaggatgactCAAGAAGAACGAATGGATtgagggagagagcgagaTGCTCGATAAGGGAATCGACCCGAGTTGGCCTTTgtgggggaggaagaaaggaagaggatgagaaagCAGGAAGGAAAGATAGATGGCTCTGGGGTATCCACTCCTATGATTGGGCCGTATCGCATGGTCACGCCGTGACGAGGGCTCGAATCCGAGGCCCGTGTGCCTGGTGCCGTATCGTGTATTTTTCAGTCACAACGCCGTCACGGCGGGCCGGGGCCGCAAACGGGACATTATTATTGCGATTGAGCAGAGATGGTAGTTAAGTGACTTGTTGATATTACCGTCGGTAGTGTTAGTTAGTCCAGCTATGCACCATATGATTATCTTCTCCGATGGCCATCGGGCTGTGACACGTCAATCATTTGCTGAATCGCGATATCATTCTTCCATCGGACAGCATCATGTGATGTTGTCTGTTTCATCCCTATAACAAACACTCTGCCTGATTGGAGTATATACGGTCGGTCGGATGGATGAACAGTCCCGGCCCATCCCAGCATACTACTGCTGCTACCTCCTTCGATCCACCGTCCGGCATGCCTCGCTGTACATCGGCTCGAccccgagcccgagccgcCGACTGGCCCAGCACAACGGCCAGGCCAAGGGCGGGGCCAAACGCACGGCCAAGGACAAGCTGCAACCCTGGGAAATGGTCCTGGTGGTCGAAGGGTTCATGAGTCGCGTGGGGGCCTTGCAATTTGAGTAAGCACCTCGCTCATACTTACCTGCAATTCGAAGTTAATTGGTACAGATGGGCATGGCAACACCCGGACAGAACTCGGCATATCGACTCGGATGACACAGATAATGCCATTGTTGATCCCACCACGGGGAAACCCAAGTCTCGCGCCGCGCGCTCCAGGCGATCGCTGACAGCTCATCTGGAGAATCTGCAGGCGCTGCTCCGCTCGGCCTATTTCTCCAGTGGGCCGTTGAAggtgcgcttcttctgcgCTGATGTCTACCGGGTCTGGAGAGTCTGGAGCGATCGGGTGCATGAGCAACTTCCGGCCAATATCCAGCCGATCCTGGACGGAGACTGTCCAGTCGCACCAGACGATGCGCGACAAGACCAACGTGTGGGTAGCATTCACAACCTCTCGGTCGACTACGCAAGACTGGGGGAGTATCTCGAAAAGTCCATGTTTCTCCTAGAGGATACCGAAGATCTACGATGCAGCGTATGCAAGAGTCCAGTCCATCCGAAAGCAGAGCTGATTGTGGTGTGTCCACGAGCACATTGTCGCGGGGTCGGTCATATATTATGTCTATCTAACAAATTCCTCGACGCTGCCGAACCAGACCGTCTCGTTCCATCCCAGGGAGAGTGTCCGGCGTGTCGGCAAGTGATGCAATGGCCGGACATAATGCGGGAACTCAGTCTGCGCAACCGAGCAGAAAAGGAAGCCCGAGAAATtctgaaaagaaaagagaagagagagcgcCTGGCAGTTCGCGGTGGTTCAGCCGAACCCTCGACCAGGAGTCGTGCGCAACGAACACACGATCGGCCTGATGACTGTGACCACGAAGACCCTCCGTTAAACGACCGTTGGTT
Encoded proteins:
- a CDS encoding uncharacterized protein (ID:PFLUO_005555-T1.cds;~source:funannotate), coding for MDEQSRPIPAYYCCYLLRSTVRHASLYIGSTPSPSRRLAQHNGQAKGGAKRTAKDKLQPWEMVLVVEGFMSRVGALQFEWAWQHPDRTRHIDSDDTDNAIVDPTTGKPKSRAARSRRSLTAHLENLQALLRSAYFSSGPLKVRFFCADVYRVWRVWSDRVHEQLPANIQPILDGDCPVAPDDARQDQRVGSIHNLSVDYARLGEYLEKSMFLLEDTEDLRCSGECPACRQVMQWPDIMRELSLRNRAEKEAREILKRKEKRERLAVRGGSAEPSTRSRAQRTHDRPDDCDHEDPPLNDRWFDAVDAASESESEGPQKNKCAPPPSKLEIVIEDSEWDDAELIE